One region of Desmodus rotundus isolate HL8 chromosome 11, HLdesRot8A.1, whole genome shotgun sequence genomic DNA includes:
- the SCML4 gene encoding sex comb on midleg-like protein 4 isoform X5, with the protein MNRYSVDLSASAFSHRGSLPTSSSLYFKRQNSGDGHLGGGPTTTTSGPRTSPMSSGGPSTPGLRPPGSSPKRNGTSLEGNRCASSPSPDRQDARRPRSRNPSTWTVEDVVWFVKDADPQALGPHVELFRKHEIDGNALLLLKSDVAMKYLGLKLGPALKLCYHIDRLKQAKF; encoded by the exons ATGAACCGCTACAGTGTGGACCTCTCCGCCTCCGCCTTTAGCCACAGGGGCTCCTTGCCCACCTCCTCCTCGTTGTACTTCAAGAGGCAGAACTCTGGAGATGGCCATCTTGGGGGAggcccaaccaccaccaccagtgGTCCTCGCACCAGCCCCATGTCCTCTGGAGGCCCCTCAACACCTGGGCTGAggcccccaggctccagccccaaGAGAAATGGGACTTCTCTTGAAGGAAACAGATGTG CCTCGAGCCCTTCTCCAGACAGGCAGGACGCCAGGCGGCCACGGAGCAGGAACCCGTCCACCTGGACCGTGGAGGATGTGGTCTGGTTTGTGAAAGATGCTGACCCGCAGGCCCTGGGGCCTCATGTGGAGCTCTTCAGAaagcat GAGATCGATGGCAACGCCCTCTTGTTGCTGAAGAGTGACGTGGCTATGAAATACCTGGGCCTGAAGCTGGGACCTGCACTGAAACTCTGCTACCACATCGACAGACTGAAGCAGGCCAAGTTCTGA